In Ruminiclostridium papyrosolvens DSM 2782, the following proteins share a genomic window:
- a CDS encoding ABC transporter ATP-binding protein gives MKSDAVKRLSRYILANKPYLLGAVLFAALSNILMVTGPFIVGKGVDAIVEKGQVDFKRILNVVIIILVLYLVSAFFQWSLQVITAVLSNRTVERLRKDAFDHILEMPLRFYDQKPHGDIMGRLTNDMENIGEGIYQSVTQFFTGIISIVGSLIFMFVLNPWITLIVIVMTPITFFIASFITRRSSKMFKEQSRVNGELNGYIEEIIGNQKVVKAFNYEERAQKKFEEINGRLYKCGRWAQFYSSLVNPSTRLVNNITYVLLGMTGGIASLAGRLSIGYISSFLTYSTYFSQPINNVTSVTTQIQSAIASAERVFAIMDEEVEKRADFKEIELEKTSGNVRFDDVSFSYVQEKPLIRDFNLSVKEGQRIAIVGPTGSGKTTLVNLLMRFYETDKGYIYIDGNSISKISKDSLRQSFGMVLQETWLFAGTIRENIAYGKPEATDEEVKNAAVSANAHSFIKRLPKGYETELTEGGSNLSQGQRQLLTIARVMLVIPPMLILDEATSSVDTRTELNIQKAFLKMMEGRTSFVIAHRLSTIKEADVILVMNNGRVVEQGSHEDLLQKNGFYKKLYLSQYENT, from the coding sequence ATGAAAAGTGACGCAGTTAAACGCCTCAGCAGATACATTTTAGCCAATAAGCCATATCTGCTGGGAGCTGTACTATTTGCAGCATTAAGCAATATCCTTATGGTAACGGGTCCATTTATAGTAGGTAAAGGTGTTGATGCTATTGTTGAAAAAGGACAGGTTGATTTCAAAAGAATTCTTAATGTAGTTATAATTATATTAGTTTTGTATTTGGTAAGTGCATTTTTTCAGTGGAGTTTGCAGGTAATTACTGCTGTACTGTCAAATAGAACAGTAGAGAGGTTGAGAAAGGATGCATTTGACCATATCCTTGAAATGCCTTTGAGGTTTTACGACCAAAAGCCTCACGGGGATATAATGGGCAGGCTTACAAATGACATGGAAAATATAGGTGAAGGAATATATCAGTCTGTTACTCAGTTCTTTACCGGTATAATATCCATAGTTGGTTCACTTATTTTTATGTTTGTTTTGAATCCATGGATTACACTTATAGTAATTGTGATGACGCCTATTACATTTTTCATTGCATCATTTATAACAAGGCGTTCATCAAAAATGTTTAAAGAACAGTCAAGAGTAAATGGTGAGCTAAATGGTTATATTGAAGAGATTATAGGAAATCAGAAGGTTGTAAAAGCATTTAATTATGAGGAAAGGGCTCAGAAGAAATTTGAGGAAATAAACGGTCGGTTGTATAAATGCGGAAGATGGGCACAGTTCTATTCATCTTTAGTAAACCCGTCTACCCGTCTGGTAAACAATATAACCTATGTTCTGCTTGGTATGACAGGTGGTATTGCGTCACTGGCAGGCAGGTTAAGTATCGGTTATATTTCCAGCTTTCTGACGTACTCAACCTACTTTTCTCAACCTATAAATAATGTAACAAGTGTAACAACCCAGATACAGAGTGCTATTGCTTCTGCGGAAAGGGTTTTTGCAATAATGGACGAAGAAGTTGAGAAACGGGCGGATTTTAAAGAGATTGAGCTAGAAAAAACAAGCGGAAATGTCAGATTTGACGATGTTTCCTTCTCTTATGTTCAGGAAAAGCCTTTGATACGGGATTTTAATCTTAGTGTTAAAGAAGGACAGCGGATTGCAATAGTTGGGCCTACAGGCTCGGGAAAAACTACTCTGGTTAATCTGTTAATGCGTTTCTATGAGACAGATAAAGGGTACATATATATTGATGGTAATAGCATAAGCAAAATATCAAAAGACAGTCTTAGACAGTCTTTTGGAATGGTTCTTCAGGAAACATGGCTTTTTGCCGGAACGATTCGTGAAAACATTGCATATGGTAAGCCTGAAGCTACTGACGAAGAAGTCAAAAACGCTGCGGTTTCTGCAAATGCCCATAGTTTCATAAAAAGACTTCCAAAAGGTTATGAAACAGAGCTGACAGAAGGCGGAAGCAACTTGTCACAGGGCCAAAGACAGTTATTAACTATTGCAAGAGTTATGCTGGTTATTCCACCTATGCTAATATTGGATGAGGCTACCAGCAGTGTTGATACAAGAACAGAGTTGAATATACAGAAAGCATTTTTGAAGATGATGGAAGGAAGAACCAGCTTCGTTATAGCACATCGCCTTTCAACCATTAAAGAAGCGGATGTTATACTGGTTATGAATAATGGAAGGGTTGTTGAACAGGGGAGTCATGAAGACTTACTGCAAAAAAATGGATTTTATAAAAAATTATATTTAAGTCAATATGAGAATACTTAG
- a CDS encoding DUF896 domain-containing protein — MEKSRIERLNELAKKAKSGSLTSSELAERDKLRKEYIEAFRSNLKATLDNTVIVDADGNRRSLRKDN, encoded by the coding sequence ATGGAAAAGAGCAGAATTGAACGATTAAACGAACTGGCAAAAAAAGCGAAATCAGGCTCTCTTACGAGTTCTGAACTAGCTGAAAGAGATAAGCTGAGAAAAGAATATATTGAAGCATTTCGGTCAAATCTAAAGGCTACACTGGACAACACAGTTATTGTAGATGCTGACGGAAACAGAAGAAGTCTCAGAAAGGACAATTAA
- a CDS encoding chemotaxis protein CheW produces the protein MNDIQVVVFDLNNELCSVETSIVYKIEKYGSISLVPQMPDYIKGIYNLRGKVVPVVDLNKRFNLGESEVTKKTKIIITEKDDQLYGFMVNNVTEIINLNENSVDRSEAVIRLNSKKYIKGIGKNDGKLFSIIDLNEILHNEEIKEVTTVLTENVN, from the coding sequence ATGAATGATATACAGGTTGTAGTTTTTGATTTGAACAATGAGCTTTGTAGCGTGGAGACTTCAATTGTCTATAAAATAGAGAAATATGGATCAATATCACTTGTTCCACAAATGCCCGATTATATTAAAGGAATATATAATCTAAGAGGTAAAGTAGTCCCTGTGGTAGACCTTAATAAAAGGTTTAATTTAGGAGAGTCAGAGGTAACAAAAAAGACGAAGATTATAATTACTGAAAAGGATGATCAATTGTACGGATTTATGGTAAACAATGTTACTGAAATAATAAATCTTAATGAGAATTCTGTTGATAGGTCTGAGGCAGTAATAAGATTAAACAGTAAGAAATACATAAAAGGTATAGGCAAGAATGACGGTAAGCTTTTTTCAATAATTGATTTAAATGAAATTTTACATAATGAAGAGATAAAAGAGGTTACAACAGTGCTAACAGAAAATGTAAATTAG